One genomic region from Sphingomicrobium aestuariivivum encodes:
- the rsmH gene encoding 16S rRNA (cytosine(1402)-N(4))-methyltransferase RsmH — MSAPGRPHLPVLLAEVVRELKIEEGDRIVDGTFGAGGYTKAILEAGAGEVIGFDRDPDAIAAARERVPDERLTLVAATFSQMGEQVEGQVDGVVLDLGVSSMQLDQAERGFAFKQDGPLDMRMSQEGMSAAEFVNTAPEAELARVIKLYGEEPRARRVAAAIVKARPLSRTGELADVVRKTLGYHKGMKTDPATRTFQGIRIHLNAELEELEKGLVAAEKILKPGGRLAVVSFHSLEDRIVKKFLRERSGNRPQGSRHLPQVEAGPPATFEEVSKAIAPSETEMLENPRARSSKLRAATRTDAPAWGAAA; from the coding sequence GTGAGCGCGCCCGGGCGCCCGCACCTTCCCGTCCTGCTCGCCGAAGTCGTGCGCGAACTGAAGATCGAGGAAGGCGACCGCATCGTCGACGGCACTTTCGGCGCCGGCGGCTATACCAAGGCGATCCTCGAGGCAGGCGCGGGTGAAGTGATCGGCTTCGACCGCGACCCCGATGCCATTGCCGCAGCCCGCGAGCGGGTGCCCGACGAGCGGCTGACGCTCGTTGCGGCGACGTTCAGCCAGATGGGCGAGCAGGTCGAGGGGCAGGTCGACGGGGTCGTGCTCGACCTTGGCGTCTCCTCGATGCAGCTCGACCAGGCCGAGCGTGGTTTTGCCTTCAAGCAGGACGGGCCGCTCGACATGCGCATGAGCCAGGAAGGGATGAGCGCGGCAGAGTTCGTGAACACGGCCCCCGAGGCCGAGCTGGCGCGGGTCATCAAGCTTTACGGCGAGGAACCGCGCGCGCGCCGTGTCGCCGCCGCGATCGTGAAGGCGCGCCCGCTGTCGCGCACCGGCGAACTGGCCGACGTGGTGCGCAAGACGCTTGGCTATCACAAGGGCATGAAGACCGATCCGGCGACGCGGACCTTCCAGGGCATTCGCATCCATTTGAACGCCGAGCTCGAGGAGCTGGAGAAGGGGCTCGTCGCGGCGGAAAAAATCCTCAAGCCCGGCGGGCGGCTCGCGGTGGTGAGCTTCCACAGCCTCGAGGACCGGATCGTCAAGAAATTCCTGCGCGAGCGGTCGGGCAATCGCCCGCAGGGCTCGCGCCACCTGCCGCAGGTCGAGGCGGGGCCGCCCGCGACCTTCGAAGAGGTGTCGAAGGCGATCGCGCCGTCGGAGACCGAGATGCTCGAGAACCCGCGCGCGCGCAGCTCCAAGCTGCGGGCGGCGACGCGGACCGATGCGCCGGCATGGGGAGCGGCGGCATGA
- a CDS encoding GldG family protein translates to MKAEAMSGAARAAHALRIVGGLLFTLALVAFLWDSVNEPVAEGPPVMISEEDAAPARGKAGLMVLSSLPMRFTDGFSLEAAPSPLHEALSQEYALVPIEAASPEALAQGDLLLMAHPRAQTAENLVALDEWVRGGGRVLLLADPAFAGAGELPTGMGPPPYFADTGLLGHWGVTLEGPLTPGEAAVGGETGALLVTAPGRLAASGEACMIRDDGFRADCRIGEGHAIILADADFAVRGDEAGDDNRAALTGLIGRLAGE, encoded by the coding sequence ATGAAGGCCGAGGCCATGAGCGGTGCCGCGCGCGCGGCCCATGCGTTGCGGATCGTGGGCGGACTGTTGTTCACGCTCGCGCTCGTCGCCTTCCTCTGGGACAGCGTTAACGAGCCGGTGGCCGAGGGGCCGCCCGTCATGATTAGCGAGGAGGACGCCGCGCCGGCGCGGGGCAAGGCCGGGCTGATGGTGCTCTCGAGCCTGCCGATGCGCTTTACCGACGGTTTCTCGCTCGAGGCAGCACCGTCGCCGCTGCATGAGGCATTGTCGCAGGAATATGCATTGGTGCCGATCGAGGCCGCGAGCCCCGAGGCGCTGGCGCAGGGCGACCTCCTGCTGATGGCGCACCCGCGCGCGCAGACGGCGGAGAATCTCGTGGCGCTCGATGAATGGGTGCGCGGGGGCGGGCGCGTGCTGCTGCTCGCCGATCCCGCCTTTGCCGGCGCTGGCGAGTTGCCGACCGGCATGGGGCCGCCGCCCTATTTCGCCGACACGGGGCTCTTGGGGCATTGGGGCGTCACGCTCGAGGGGCCGCTGACGCCGGGCGAGGCGGCGGTGGGGGGCGAGACGGGCGCGCTGCTCGTGACCGCGCCCGGGCGGCTGGCGGCGAGCGGCGAGGCCTGCATGATCCGCGACGACGGCTTTCGCGCCGACTGCCGGATTGGCGAGGGCCATGCGATCATCCTCGCCGACGCCGACTTCGCGGTGCGCGGGGATGAGGCGGGCGACGACAATCGCGCCGCGCTCACCGGCCTGATCGGGCGACTCGCGGGCGAGTGA
- a CDS encoding UDP-N-acetylmuramoyl-L-alanyl-D-glutamate--2,6-diaminopimelate ligase, which translates to MRLCDLAGRASDTKVTGFAIDHRKVVKGNIFGAFQGAAVNGEDFIPAAIEKGAIGVIARPEAKVEGAEHIASDDPRALFAEVAGRFYAPYPDRVVAVTGTNGKTSTVEMTRQLWRMMGHRSASIGTLGVTTAEEQVKTGLTSPDIVTFLHNMAGLKRMGISHVAFEASSHGLDQHRVSGVPVEAAAFTNFSRDHLDYHGTMEEYFSAKMKLFEERLIPGGTAVVWTDDPASDAVIALAKSRGLKLMTVGSRGETIRMGERRATPLGQAISVTHDGETRLLKLPLIGAYQAANVMVSAGLALATGASWGKLFEAMGRLSPVRGRLERAVISSRGAPVYVDYAHTPDALEAAIAALRPHVEGKLITLFGAGGDRDKGKRAPMGQVAVEHSDVVIVTDDNPRSEDPARIRAEVLEGALGAIEVADRRAGIAHAISLAGAGDIVLLAGKGHEQGQIVGDHVLPFDDVEVARECAG; encoded by the coding sequence TTGCGCCTGTGCGACCTCGCCGGAAGAGCGAGCGATACCAAGGTAACCGGCTTTGCCATCGACCATCGCAAGGTGGTGAAGGGCAATATCTTCGGTGCGTTCCAGGGCGCGGCCGTCAACGGCGAGGACTTCATTCCGGCCGCCATCGAGAAAGGTGCGATCGGCGTGATCGCGCGCCCTGAAGCCAAGGTCGAGGGCGCCGAGCATATCGCCAGCGATGATCCGCGCGCCTTGTTCGCCGAGGTGGCGGGGCGTTTCTATGCGCCCTATCCCGACCGTGTCGTGGCGGTGACGGGGACCAACGGCAAGACCTCGACCGTCGAGATGACGCGCCAGCTGTGGCGAATGATGGGGCATCGCTCGGCCTCGATCGGCACCTTGGGCGTGACGACGGCGGAAGAGCAGGTGAAGACGGGGCTGACCAGTCCCGACATCGTCACCTTCCTTCACAATATGGCGGGCCTCAAGCGCATGGGGATCAGCCATGTTGCGTTCGAGGCGTCGAGCCACGGGTTGGACCAGCATCGCGTCTCGGGCGTCCCGGTCGAAGCCGCCGCCTTCACCAATTTCAGCCGCGACCATCTCGATTATCACGGCACGATGGAGGAATATTTCTCCGCCAAGATGAAGCTGTTCGAGGAACGGCTCATCCCCGGCGGCACGGCGGTGGTGTGGACCGACGATCCGGCCTCCGACGCGGTGATCGCGCTGGCCAAGTCGCGCGGCCTCAAGCTGATGACGGTCGGCAGCCGCGGCGAGACGATCCGCATGGGCGAGCGCCGCGCCACCCCGCTGGGGCAGGCGATCAGCGTCACCCATGACGGCGAGACGCGGCTGTTGAAGCTGCCGCTGATCGGCGCCTACCAGGCGGCGAACGTGATGGTCTCGGCGGGGCTCGCGCTGGCGACGGGGGCGAGCTGGGGCAAATTGTTCGAGGCGATGGGACGGCTGTCGCCCGTGCGCGGGCGGCTCGAGCGCGCGGTGATCAGCAGCCGCGGCGCGCCCGTCTATGTCGATTATGCGCATACGCCCGACGCATTGGAGGCGGCGATCGCGGCGCTGCGCCCGCACGTCGAGGGCAAGCTCATCACCCTGTTCGGGGCGGGCGGTGACCGCGACAAGGGCAAGCGCGCGCCGATGGGGCAGGTCGCGGTGGAGCATTCGGACGTGGTCATCGTGACCGACGACAATCCGAGAAGCGAGGACCCCGCGCGGATCCGCGCCGAGGTGCTCGAAGGCGCGCTTGGCGCGATCGAGGTCGCCGACCGGCGCGCGGGCATCGCCCATGCGATCAGCCTTGCGGGCGCGGGCGATATCGTCCTGCTCGCGGGCAAGGGGCACGAGCAGGGACAGATCGTCGGCGACCATGTGCTGCCCTTCGACGATGTCGAGGTGGCACGGGAGTGCGCGGGATGA
- a CDS encoding peptidoglycan D,D-transpeptidase FtsI family protein: MNRPVGPALVSAPERLKLQGQKRQLLSMMHQRLMFAMLLFAFGILTVSGRIGYLAVFGAEASSGGGGATFAAARGDIVDRDGQPLARTIEAWTVAVQPHKVIGNKLDLARDLAALMPEKDEADYYELLTGTRKFAYLQRRAGPRLVEAVNALGEPGIQLTREPDRLYPQTALAAHVIGYTDVDGKGVAGAEAAFDERLADASANREPVQLSISAPVQGALRAELAAAMSEFDAIGAAGVIMDVHTSEIIALASLPQLNPNVAGQGGAEARFNRAALGVYELGSTFKPFTVAMGLEEGQIRSMGQMYECPGSWEVGRRRISDTHPFDRPCSVAEIMMESSNVGTAQIAQRLGGTRQKQYLEKMGFTRRLDYELPERGRPLTPKEWSEIATVTVGYGHGIAVTPVHLASGYATLFNGGLYRKPTVLKVGPDHPVERGERVYSERVSEQMRALLRLVVTHGTGKKADAPGYRVGGKTGTAEKIVNGRYSKRLVVNSFAGVFPIDEPRYVIVVMLDEPKGTEETFGFRTAGWNVAPTVSKTIARVAPMLGVRPDTGREPDMGQVLPFVKEDEE; encoded by the coding sequence ATGAACCGCCCGGTCGGCCCCGCGCTGGTGAGCGCGCCCGAACGACTGAAATTGCAGGGCCAGAAGCGACAGCTCCTGTCGATGATGCACCAGCGGCTGATGTTCGCGATGCTCTTGTTCGCCTTCGGCATCCTGACCGTGTCGGGGCGGATCGGCTATCTCGCCGTCTTCGGTGCCGAGGCCAGCAGTGGCGGCGGCGGGGCGACCTTTGCCGCCGCGCGCGGCGATATCGTCGACCGCGACGGCCAGCCGCTCGCGCGCACCATCGAGGCGTGGACGGTGGCGGTGCAGCCGCACAAGGTCATCGGCAACAAGCTCGACCTCGCGCGCGACCTGGCAGCGCTCATGCCCGAGAAGGACGAGGCGGATTATTACGAGCTGCTCACGGGAACGCGGAAGTTCGCTTACTTGCAGCGGCGCGCGGGGCCGCGGCTTGTCGAGGCGGTCAATGCGCTGGGCGAGCCCGGCATCCAGCTGACCCGCGAGCCCGACCGGCTCTACCCGCAGACCGCGCTGGCCGCGCATGTGATCGGCTATACCGATGTCGACGGCAAGGGCGTGGCGGGCGCCGAGGCGGCCTTCGACGAGCGCCTCGCCGATGCGAGCGCCAACCGCGAGCCGGTGCAGCTGTCGATTTCGGCACCGGTGCAGGGCGCGCTGCGCGCCGAGCTCGCGGCGGCGATGAGCGAGTTCGACGCGATCGGCGCGGCGGGCGTCATCATGGACGTCCATACGAGCGAGATCATCGCGCTTGCCAGCCTGCCCCAGCTCAATCCCAACGTGGCGGGACAGGGCGGGGCCGAGGCGCGCTTCAACCGCGCCGCGCTCGGGGTTTACGAACTGGGTTCGACCTTCAAGCCCTTCACCGTGGCGATGGGGCTTGAGGAAGGGCAGATCCGCTCGATGGGGCAGATGTACGAATGTCCCGGCAGCTGGGAAGTGGGGCGCCGCCGGATCAGTGACACGCACCCCTTCGACCGTCCCTGCTCGGTCGCCGAGATCATGATGGAAAGCTCGAACGTCGGCACCGCGCAGATCGCGCAGCGGCTCGGCGGCACCAGGCAGAAGCAGTATCTCGAAAAGATGGGCTTCACCCGGAGGCTCGATTACGAGCTGCCCGAGCGCGGTCGCCCGCTGACGCCCAAGGAATGGAGCGAGATCGCCACCGTCACCGTCGGCTATGGCCATGGTATCGCGGTGACGCCGGTACACCTTGCCTCGGGCTATGCCACGCTCTTCAACGGCGGCCTCTATCGCAAGCCCACCGTCCTCAAGGTCGGCCCCGACCATCCGGTGGAGCGGGGCGAGCGGGTCTATTCCGAGCGGGTGTCCGAACAGATGCGCGCGCTCTTGCGGCTGGTCGTCACTCATGGCACGGGCAAGAAGGCCGATGCGCCGGGCTATCGCGTCGGCGGCAAGACCGGCACCGCGGAGAAGATCGTCAACGGGCGCTATTCCAAGCGGTTGGTGGTCAACAGCTTCGCCGGCGTGTTCCCGATCGACGAGCCGCGCTACGTGATCGTGGTGATGCTCGATGAACCCAAGGGCACAGAGGAAACGTTTGGTTTCCGCACCGCCGGCTGGAACGTCGCCCCCACCGTGTCGAAGACCATCGCGCGGGTGGCGCCGATGCTGGGGGTGCGGCCCGATACGGGGCGCGAGCCCGACATGGGGCAGGTGCTGCCCTTTGTGAAAGAAGACGAGGAGTGA
- a CDS encoding division/cell wall cluster transcriptional repressor MraZ, whose protein sequence is MALDHLFQGSAVNAVDAKGRVSVPAFLRSVIEKRGDARTIVLAKHKLFPSLDAYDPAFAARRHEKLERKAEKVETQEGSELDAMMANMMAFGATEEVPYDKTGRIVLPPMMRRKGKIEDLALFIGVGETFQIWNPKLFLEDERIHEDMKDIARFRLEERGVEL, encoded by the coding sequence ATGGCACTCGATCATCTTTTCCAGGGAAGCGCGGTCAACGCGGTAGACGCCAAGGGTCGCGTCTCCGTGCCGGCATTCCTGCGGAGCGTGATCGAGAAGCGCGGTGATGCCCGGACCATCGTCCTTGCCAAGCACAAGCTGTTTCCCTCGCTCGACGCCTATGACCCGGCCTTTGCCGCGCGTCGCCACGAGAAGCTCGAGCGCAAGGCCGAGAAGGTCGAGACGCAGGAAGGCTCCGAGCTCGACGCGATGATGGCCAACATGATGGCTTTCGGCGCGACCGAGGAAGTGCCCTATGACAAGACGGGCCGCATCGTCCTGCCGCCGATGATGCGGCGGAAGGGCAAGATCGAGGACCTCGCGCTGTTCATCGGGGTGGGCGAAACCTTCCAGATCTGGAACCCGAAGCTCTTCCTCGAGGATGAGCGCATCCACGAGGACATGAAGGATATCGCGCGCTTCCGGCTGGAAGAGCGGGGGGTGGAACTGTGA
- a CDS encoding UDP-N-acetylmuramoyl-tripeptide--D-alanyl-D-alanine ligase, producing MMSKQPLWTADEITAATGGKATGDFEISGVAFDSREVEDGFLFVAMPGTVHDGHDFVAGAFEKGAAAALVSQPVEGPHVLVDDVPAALEAMARAARARLSDDAVVIGVTGSVGKTSTKEAIAAALERLAPGRVHRSVKSYNNHTGVPLSLARMPREALFAVQEMGMNHSGEIAGLTRMTRPHVAVITAIGPAHIENLGSIEAIADAKGEIFEGLEPGGVAIVPEETDQRERLVKAARGFAERILTVGGTEGDAAVKHSAPARSGGSLVTARLPGRTLTFTISQPGDHWVQNALTVLTVVSQIGGDVARAALALTEMGGLEGRGARHRVEIEGGEILLIDESYNANPVSMEATLKSLGAEKAARKVVVLGTMKELGDTGPAAHAALAAPVEAAGVSLAILVGEEMAPLADALSLTPIEVVHVNDAAGATTNLLSMMRPGDAVLVKASNSMGLGKLVAKVAGDAA from the coding sequence ATGATGAGCAAGCAGCCGCTCTGGACCGCCGACGAGATCACTGCCGCGACCGGTGGCAAGGCCACGGGTGACTTCGAGATTTCGGGGGTCGCCTTCGACAGCCGAGAGGTGGAGGACGGCTTCCTGTTCGTCGCCATGCCCGGCACGGTGCACGACGGCCATGACTTCGTCGCGGGCGCCTTTGAAAAGGGTGCGGCCGCCGCGCTGGTGTCGCAGCCCGTCGAGGGGCCGCATGTGCTGGTCGACGATGTACCGGCAGCGCTCGAGGCGATGGCGCGGGCGGCGCGGGCGCGGCTTTCCGACGATGCGGTGGTGATCGGGGTCACCGGCAGCGTCGGCAAGACCTCGACCAAGGAAGCGATCGCGGCGGCACTCGAACGGCTGGCGCCGGGGCGCGTGCATCGCTCGGTCAAGAGCTACAACAACCATACGGGCGTGCCCTTGAGCCTTGCGCGCATGCCGCGCGAGGCGCTCTTCGCGGTGCAGGAAATGGGGATGAACCATAGCGGCGAGATCGCGGGACTGACGCGGATGACGCGCCCCCATGTCGCCGTGATCACCGCCATCGGCCCCGCGCATATCGAGAATCTCGGGTCGATCGAGGCGATCGCCGATGCCAAGGGCGAGATCTTCGAGGGGCTCGAGCCCGGCGGGGTGGCGATCGTGCCCGAGGAGACCGACCAGCGCGAACGGCTGGTGAAGGCGGCGCGCGGCTTTGCCGAGCGCATCCTGACGGTCGGGGGGACGGAAGGCGATGCGGCGGTCAAGCATTCGGCACCGGCGAGGTCGGGCGGGAGCCTTGTCACCGCGCGGCTGCCGGGACGGACGCTGACCTTCACCATCTCGCAGCCCGGCGATCATTGGGTGCAGAATGCGCTGACCGTGCTGACGGTGGTGAGCCAGATCGGCGGCGATGTCGCCCGCGCGGCGCTGGCGCTGACCGAGATGGGCGGGCTCGAGGGGCGCGGCGCGCGCCACCGCGTCGAGATCGAGGGCGGCGAGATCCTGCTCATCGACGAGAGCTACAACGCCAATCCGGTGAGCATGGAGGCGACGCTGAAGTCGCTCGGTGCCGAGAAGGCGGCGCGCAAGGTCGTGGTGCTCGGCACCATGAAGGAACTGGGCGACACGGGGCCGGCGGCGCATGCCGCGCTGGCAGCGCCCGTCGAGGCGGCGGGCGTGTCGCTCGCCATCCTCGTCGGCGAGGAGATGGCGCCGCTTGCCGATGCCCTCAGCCTCACCCCGATCGAGGTCGTCCACGTTAACGATGCGGCGGGTGCAACGACAAATCTGTTATCGATGATGCGACCCGGCGATGCGGTTCTGGTAAAGGCGTCCAACTCGATGGGACTTGGCAAGCTCGTCGCGAAAGTGGCAGGGGACGCGGCATAA
- the mraY gene encoding phospho-N-acetylmuramoyl-pentapeptide-transferase gives MLYIIAEWLGFPGPLNLIRYITFRAGAATGTALLIGLILGPAFIAWLRKKQGKGQPIRADGPQSHLAKRGTPTMGGLLILISVFLSVFLWMDLSNRYVWAVLLVTAGFGLIGFMDDYDKVRKAHHAGIPGKVRLLLEFIIAGLATALMIDLSGTYLYLPFIQGPVMDIGWFYIAFGAFVIVAFGNAVNLTDGLDGLATMPVIIASVAFTLIAYLVGNAVFADYLGIPHVLGVGELTVVLLAVVGAGLAFLWFNAPPAAVFMGDTGSLALGGALGAVAVATHHEFVLAIVGGLFVLEAVSVILQVFFFKRTGKRIFKMAPIHHHFEQMGWSEPTVVIRFWIISFVLALAGLSTLKLR, from the coding sequence ATGCTCTATATCATCGCCGAATGGCTGGGTTTCCCCGGGCCGCTGAACCTCATCCGCTACATCACCTTCCGCGCGGGCGCCGCCACCGGCACCGCGCTGCTGATCGGGCTCATTCTCGGGCCGGCCTTCATCGCCTGGCTCAGGAAGAAGCAGGGCAAGGGCCAGCCGATCCGCGCCGACGGGCCGCAATCGCACCTCGCCAAGCGCGGCACGCCGACGATGGGCGGGCTGCTCATCCTCATCAGCGTGTTCCTGTCGGTCTTCCTGTGGATGGACCTTTCGAACCGTTATGTCTGGGCGGTGCTGCTGGTGACGGCGGGCTTCGGGCTGATCGGCTTCATGGACGACTATGACAAGGTCAGGAAAGCGCATCATGCGGGGATCCCCGGCAAGGTGCGGCTCCTGCTCGAGTTCATCATCGCGGGGCTGGCGACGGCGCTGATGATCGACCTGTCAGGCACCTATCTCTATTTGCCCTTCATACAGGGGCCGGTGATGGACATCGGCTGGTTCTACATCGCCTTCGGGGCGTTTGTGATCGTCGCCTTCGGCAATGCGGTGAACCTTACCGACGGCCTGGATGGCCTCGCGACCATGCCGGTCATCATCGCCAGCGTGGCCTTCACGCTCATCGCCTATCTCGTGGGTAACGCGGTGTTCGCCGACTATCTCGGTATCCCGCACGTGCTCGGCGTGGGCGAACTCACCGTCGTGCTGCTCGCGGTGGTCGGCGCGGGGCTGGCGTTCCTCTGGTTCAACGCACCGCCCGCTGCCGTCTTCATGGGCGATACCGGCAGTCTTGCGCTCGGCGGGGCGCTGGGCGCGGTCGCCGTCGCCACCCATCACGAATTCGTGCTGGCGATCGTCGGCGGGCTGTTCGTGCTCGAGGCGGTGTCGGTGATCCTGCAGGTCTTCTTCTTCAAGCGGACCGGCAAGCGCATCTTCAAGATGGCCCCCATCCACCATCATTTCGAGCAGATGGGCTGGTCCGAGCCGA